A single region of the Pontimicrobium sp. SW4 genome encodes:
- a CDS encoding UDP-2,3-diacylglucosamine diphosphatase, whose protein sequence is MTVPEGKKIYFSSDNHLGAPTQEQSRPREKKFVAWLDEIKTDAAAIFLLGDLFDFWFEYKKVVPKGFTRTLGKLAEISDSGIPIYYFVGNHDLWMNGYFEDELNIPVFHKPQEFFFNQTSFLIGHGDGLGPGDKGYKRMKKVFTNSFSKWLFRWLHPDLGVRLAQYMSVKNKLISGDEDAKFLGEDNEWLVQYCKRKLQENHRDYFVFGHRHLPLEIDLKSNSKYINLGDWIHYYTYGVFDGKKMALKKY, encoded by the coding sequence ATAACAGTTCCTGAAGGGAAGAAAATTTATTTTTCATCAGATAATCATTTGGGTGCTCCAACCCAAGAACAATCTCGTCCTCGCGAAAAAAAGTTTGTAGCATGGTTAGATGAAATTAAAACAGATGCTGCTGCCATATTCTTGTTAGGAGATTTGTTTGATTTTTGGTTTGAGTATAAAAAAGTAGTACCTAAAGGCTTTACAAGAACCTTAGGAAAACTTGCTGAAATATCTGATTCTGGAATACCAATTTATTATTTTGTAGGTAATCATGATTTATGGATGAATGGATATTTTGAAGATGAGTTAAACATTCCTGTTTTTCATAAACCTCAAGAATTTTTCTTCAATCAAACATCTTTTTTAATTGGTCATGGTGATGGTTTAGGACCAGGAGACAAAGGCTATAAGCGTATGAAAAAAGTGTTTACGAACTCATTTAGCAAGTGGTTATTTCGTTGGTTGCATCCAGACTTAGGTGTTCGATTAGCGCAATATATGTCTGTAAAAAACAAATTAATCTCTGGCGATGAAGATGCTAAATTTCTAGGTGAAGACAACGAATGGCTTGTACAATATTGCAAGCGTAAACTTCAAGAAAATCATCGCGACTATTTTGTGTTTGGTCACAGACATTTACCCTTGGAAATAGATTTAAAATCTAATTCTAAATACATCAACCTAGGCGATTGGATACATTACTATACTTATGGTGTATTTGATGGTAAAAAAATGGCCTTAAAAAAGTATTAG
- a CDS encoding 6-carboxytetrahydropterin synthase has translation MSNIRITKQFSFETGHALYGYDGKCKNVHGHSYRLYVTVIGKPISDNSNVKFGMVIDFGDLKKIVKEEIVDIFDHATVFNKNTPHVELAKELEDRDHNVLLVNYQPTSEMMVIDFASKIKKRLPNNVELFSLKLQETATSFAEWFASDNE, from the coding sequence ATGAGCAATATTCGTATTACAAAGCAGTTTTCGTTTGAAACTGGACACGCTTTATATGGTTACGATGGTAAATGTAAAAATGTTCATGGACATAGCTATCGATTATATGTCACAGTTATTGGCAAGCCAATTTCAGATAATTCTAATGTAAAATTCGGTATGGTCATTGACTTTGGTGATCTTAAAAAAATCGTTAAAGAAGAAATTGTCGATATTTTTGATCACGCTACGGTTTTTAATAAGAACACGCCTCATGTTGAATTAGCAAAGGAGCTCGAAGATAGAGACCATAATGTATTACTTGTAAATTATCAACCAACTAGCGAAATGATGGTGATTGATTTTGCTTCAAAAATCAAAAAAAGATTGCCAAATAACGTTGAGTTATTTTCTTTAAAACTGCAAGAAACTGCGACCAGTTTTGCTGAATGGTTTGCAAGCGATAATGAATAA
- a CDS encoding MATE family efflux transporter — protein sequence MTTNISLKHINKLAIPALIAGVSEPILSITDTAIVGNISMNATESLAAVGIVGTFISMLIWVLGQTRSAISSIVSQYLGANQLNEIKSLPAQAIFLITSLSLLIILSTYPFAENIFKLYNASNLILDYSVDYYRIRVFGFPFTLFTIGVFGAFRGLQNTFYPMIIALIGSLSNIILDVILVYGVEGYIEPMNIKGAAYASVIAQLLMAMAAAYFLLKKTPIPLKVNFPFNKEIKRFIFMILNLFVRTLALNVTLFFGSAFATSYGASYIAAYTIAINLWFLGAFIIDGYASAGNILSGKLLGGKEYKLLIKLSNKLIKYGVVIGIIMAIIGGILYIPLGALFTKDEMVLKEFYKVFWIVLAMQPLCALAFIFDGIFKGLGKMRHLRNVLLFSSFIVFIPILFVLDYLDYKLYAIFIGFTFWIIARGIPLIIKFRQLFLPLSQKT from the coding sequence TTGACTACAAATATTAGCTTAAAACATATTAATAAGTTGGCAATTCCTGCACTAATTGCTGGAGTTTCCGAGCCCATACTATCTATTACTGATACAGCAATTGTTGGTAACATTAGTATGAATGCAACTGAATCTTTAGCTGCTGTTGGAATTGTAGGTACATTTATTTCTATGCTTATTTGGGTTTTAGGGCAAACTCGTAGCGCTATTTCCTCTATAGTTTCTCAATATTTAGGAGCTAATCAATTGAATGAAATTAAAAGTTTACCAGCTCAAGCAATTTTTTTAATTACCTCATTAAGCCTATTAATTATTCTATCTACTTATCCTTTTGCAGAAAATATTTTTAAGCTTTACAATGCTTCAAATCTCATTTTAGACTACAGTGTAGATTATTATAGAATAAGAGTTTTCGGATTTCCTTTTACACTTTTCACAATTGGCGTTTTTGGGGCTTTTAGAGGTTTACAAAATACTTTTTACCCTATGATTATTGCGCTTATAGGCTCACTATCTAATATTATCTTAGATGTCATTCTAGTTTATGGTGTTGAGGGTTATATAGAACCCATGAATATTAAAGGTGCTGCTTATGCCAGTGTTATTGCTCAGTTATTAATGGCAATGGCAGCGGCTTATTTTTTGCTTAAAAAAACACCAATTCCATTAAAAGTAAACTTTCCATTTAATAAAGAAATTAAGCGTTTTATTTTTATGATTCTTAATTTATTTGTGAGAACTTTAGCTTTAAATGTGACACTTTTTTTCGGAAGTGCTTTTGCAACAAGCTATGGCGCCTCCTATATTGCAGCTTATACCATTGCCATTAATTTATGGTTTTTAGGAGCTTTTATTATTGATGGCTATGCAAGCGCTGGAAATATCCTATCAGGAAAGCTATTAGGTGGAAAAGAATATAAACTACTAATAAAGTTAAGTAATAAACTTATTAAATATGGTGTCGTTATTGGTATTATCATGGCAATAATTGGTGGAATATTATACATTCCTTTAGGTGCTTTATTTACTAAAGATGAAATGGTTTTAAAAGAGTTTTATAAAGTTTTCTGGATTGTATTAGCAATGCAGCCACTTTGCGCTTTAGCATTTATTTTTGATGGTATTTTTAAAGGACTTGGTAAAATGCGTCATTTGCGTAACGTATTATTGTTCTCCAGCTTCATCGTTTTTATTCCAATACTATTTGTTCTAGATTATTTAGATTATAAACTTTATGCCATTTTTATAGGGTTTACGTTTTGGATAATAGCAAGAGGAATCCCTTTAATTATAAAATTTAGACAACTATTTTTGCCTCTTTCACAAAAGACGTAA
- a CDS encoding universal stress protein → MKNILVPVGSSKNAESHLQYAVDFAKSFGAKLYIVQVYNVYTKAGTMIKIDHILERESKEYLNSLMSKIDTKGVEVVVRVLKGKLVDTLELACKAADIDLILIEPRTNSIKDEVFLGKTSGKIIKQTQIPALIVPEGYTFKPITRVLLAVKSAIIKNNNALKPLSDIKEKFKAIVNLLLVKTTYYNEGDFDVNDTLKDMVTNITKTENATTFQGVLEHFKSNDPDMLCVVRRKRGFFTKKWEKNVILKKDFHSSRPVLVLRGMK, encoded by the coding sequence ATGAAGAATATCTTAGTTCCTGTGGGATCCTCAAAAAATGCAGAAAGTCATTTGCAATATGCTGTTGACTTTGCAAAATCATTTGGCGCTAAACTTTATATAGTACAAGTATATAATGTCTATACTAAAGCAGGAACCATGATTAAGATAGACCATATTTTAGAGCGAGAAAGTAAAGAGTACTTAAACAGCTTAATGTCAAAAATTGATACAAAAGGAGTTGAAGTAGTTGTAAGAGTATTAAAAGGGAAGCTAGTTGATACACTAGAATTAGCTTGTAAAGCAGCGGACATTGATTTAATTCTAATAGAACCAAGAACAAACTCTATTAAAGACGAAGTGTTTTTAGGAAAAACATCTGGAAAAATCATTAAACAAACTCAAATCCCAGCATTAATAGTGCCTGAGGGTTACACGTTTAAACCTATCACTAGAGTTTTATTGGCAGTAAAATCGGCAATTATTAAAAATAACAATGCTTTAAAACCGTTATCGGATATTAAAGAAAAGTTTAAAGCTATTGTAAATTTATTGTTGGTAAAAACCACGTATTATAATGAAGGAGATTTTGATGTCAATGATACATTAAAAGATATGGTTACCAATATTACTAAAACTGAAAACGCTACGACGTTTCAAGGCGTATTAGAGCACTTTAAATCAAATGATCCTGATATGTTATGTGTAGTTCGTCGTAAACGTGGATTCTTTACCAAGAAATGGGAAAAGAATGTTATATTAAAAAAGGATTTTCATAGCTCTCGACCTGTACTTGTACTGAGAGGTATGAAATAA
- a CDS encoding AbiV family abortive infection protein: MEIVKFLNLSPQNSKGLHVPLYRNAKKLYNDALLITDINKSYSTSVSLLILSSEEIVKAILVLMHSEGYKVYQIDSAKKFFHDHKIRHQIAQLIESGTGLFEMMIVWEEERKKKIINTKAKWLNDLVHFIKDGYKAIQPMLKTKERIEKLEQFNDLKNQGLYVNYENGIIDPQNQILKEDFEEVHQMVKRIFYYYKGLRVFFHPMLKNHIPKSEIEQGKKDLKFFVEDAMKGFSFKDLKT, translated from the coding sequence ATGGAAATAGTTAAGTTCCTGAATTTATCACCACAAAATTCTAAAGGACTTCATGTTCCTTTGTATCGAAATGCAAAAAAATTATATAATGACGCTTTATTGATTACCGACATTAATAAGTCTTATAGTACATCCGTTTCTCTTTTAATATTAAGTTCGGAAGAAATTGTTAAGGCAATATTGGTTTTAATGCACTCAGAAGGATATAAAGTATATCAAATAGATAGTGCAAAAAAATTCTTTCATGATCACAAAATTCGTCATCAGATTGCCCAGTTAATTGAATCAGGAACTGGTCTTTTTGAAATGATGATTGTTTGGGAAGAAGAAAGGAAAAAGAAAATAATTAATACTAAAGCGAAATGGCTTAATGATTTAGTTCATTTTATAAAGGATGGATACAAGGCAATCCAACCAATGCTAAAAACCAAAGAAAGAATAGAGAAACTAGAGCAGTTTAATGATTTAAAAAATCAAGGGTTGTATGTTAATTATGAAAATGGAATTATTGATCCTCAAAATCAGATATTAAAGGAAGATTTTGAGGAAGTTCATCAAATGGTAAAGCGAATATTTTATTATTATAAAGGGCTTAGAGTTTTTTTTCATCCAATGTTAAAAAATCATATACCAAAATCTGAAATAGAACAGGGTAAAAAAGACTTAAAGTTTTTTGTTGAAGATGCTATGAAAGGATTTTCCTTTAAAGACTTAAAAACTTAA
- a CDS encoding type I restriction endonuclease subunit R has translation MTTQPEYILEESLVQQLVDLGYKKVVIKDEDALIANLKMQLEKHNNCSLSDAEFKQVLNHLSKGNIYERAKALRDKITYTKDDGSTGYLELINQIHWCKNQYQVTHQVTMEGTYKNRYDVTILINGLPLVQIELKRRGLELKEAFNQTNRYQRHSYQAGNGLFQFIQLFVISNGVNTKYYANNPIKARSFKQTFYWADVNNKIITQISEFTEQFLEPCHVSKMITKYTVLNTAKTLMVLRPYQYYATEAIVERVKNSNKFGYIWHTTGSGKTLTSFKTAQILTNLEGVKKVVFVVDRKDLDYQTIKEFNSFSEGSIDATNNTRALVKQFSDDTSLIVTTIQKLNTAIYKPKYLEKMDALKNERVVFIFDECHRSQFGDTHNRIKDFFQNAQMFGFTGTPIFKDNSVKNELGKRTTKDLFDECLHKYVITDAIRDKNVLKFAIEYISTFKSKEADEIIDINVDSIDKVEVMEAPQRLNNIADYIIANHNRKTHTKKFTAIFCVSNVKTLIKYYELFKVKKEEGKHDLKVATIFSYKANELDEDANGFIPDEDFEDFRVDEPTSAYSHTREKLDRFIADYNGMFQTNYSTNEFYSYYKDIGKRVKHRQVDVLLVVNMFLTGFDSKLLNTIYVDKNLKYHGLIQAYSRTNRILDEVKSQGNVVCFRNLKSATDEAITLFSNKEAIEEIIVQPYENYTTKFEEAIKRLYDITPTVDSVNELPSENEKLEFVKAFRELMRLKNVLTTFTEFSYDDLGISEQEFEDYQSKYLDIRDDVKKEKEKVSILNDIDFELELIRRDEINVAYILTLLAKLYESKKPKDQEQQRKAISDMLASDSQLRSKKELIERFIEENLPLVRDSDLVADEFDNYWTNEKKKAVKQLSEDENLDYKKLVDVISNYLFTEKAPLRDDVIGLLNKRPSLKERASISERITTKITDFIETFINGMG, from the coding sequence ATGACTACTCAGCCTGAATACATATTAGAAGAGAGTTTAGTTCAACAGTTAGTCGATTTAGGCTATAAAAAAGTCGTTATAAAGGATGAGGATGCTTTAATAGCTAACTTAAAAATGCAACTTGAAAAACATAATAATTGCAGTTTATCAGATGCAGAGTTTAAACAAGTCCTAAATCACTTATCTAAAGGTAATATATACGAAAGAGCAAAAGCCCTTAGAGACAAAATAACTTATACTAAAGACGATGGTAGTACAGGTTATTTAGAATTGATTAATCAAATTCATTGGTGCAAAAACCAATATCAAGTGACACATCAAGTCACTATGGAAGGTACATATAAAAACCGCTACGATGTTACTATTTTAATCAACGGTTTGCCTTTAGTGCAAATTGAATTAAAACGTAGAGGCTTAGAGTTAAAAGAAGCCTTCAATCAAACTAACAGGTATCAACGTCATTCGTATCAAGCAGGAAATGGCTTATTTCAGTTCATACAGTTATTTGTTATAAGCAATGGTGTGAACACTAAGTATTACGCCAATAATCCTATTAAAGCACGCTCATTTAAACAAACATTTTATTGGGCAGATGTAAATAATAAAATTATCACTCAAATTAGTGAGTTTACAGAGCAGTTTTTAGAGCCTTGTCATGTATCTAAAATGATAACAAAGTACACGGTTTTAAATACAGCTAAAACCCTTATGGTATTACGCCCATATCAATACTATGCTACTGAAGCTATTGTTGAGCGAGTAAAAAACAGTAATAAGTTTGGTTATATATGGCATACCACAGGATCAGGCAAAACACTAACATCATTTAAAACAGCGCAAATATTAACGAATCTTGAAGGCGTTAAGAAAGTGGTGTTTGTTGTAGATCGTAAAGATTTAGATTATCAAACCATTAAAGAGTTCAATAGTTTTAGTGAAGGCAGTATAGATGCCACAAACAATACTAGGGCTTTAGTTAAACAATTCTCAGACGATACTAGCCTGATTGTTACCACAATCCAAAAGTTAAATACAGCTATTTATAAACCCAAATACTTAGAGAAGATGGATGCTCTAAAAAACGAGCGTGTAGTATTTATTTTTGATGAGTGCCATAGAAGCCAGTTTGGAGATACGCATAATAGAATAAAAGACTTTTTTCAAAATGCACAGATGTTCGGTTTTACTGGAACACCTATTTTTAAAGACAATTCAGTTAAAAATGAATTAGGTAAGCGAACTACTAAAGATTTGTTTGACGAGTGTCTGCACAAGTACGTTATAACTGATGCTATTAGGGATAAGAACGTTTTAAAGTTTGCCATTGAATATATAAGCACCTTTAAAAGCAAAGAAGCTGATGAGATAATTGATATTAATGTAGATAGTATTGATAAGGTTGAGGTTATGGAAGCACCTCAACGTTTAAATAATATTGCTGATTACATTATCGCTAATCATAACCGTAAAACGCACACTAAGAAGTTTACCGCTATCTTTTGTGTTTCTAATGTTAAGACACTTATAAAATATTATGAGCTGTTTAAAGTAAAGAAAGAGGAAGGTAAACATGATTTAAAAGTAGCTACAATCTTTTCATATAAAGCAAATGAATTAGATGAAGATGCAAACGGCTTTATACCTGATGAAGATTTTGAGGATTTTAGAGTAGATGAGCCTACTTCAGCCTATTCACATACAAGAGAAAAATTAGATAGATTTATTGCTGATTATAATGGAATGTTTCAAACAAACTATTCTACCAATGAGTTCTATTCCTACTATAAAGATATTGGTAAACGTGTCAAGCATAGACAGGTAGATGTTTTGTTGGTTGTAAATATGTTTTTAACAGGGTTTGATTCTAAATTGCTGAATACTATTTATGTAGATAAGAATCTTAAATATCACGGACTTATTCAAGCATATTCACGTACTAATAGAATATTAGATGAGGTTAAATCACAAGGTAATGTTGTTTGTTTTAGAAACCTTAAAAGTGCCACAGACGAAGCCATAACGCTCTTTTCTAATAAAGAAGCTATTGAAGAAATTATCGTACAACCTTACGAGAATTACACGACTAAATTTGAAGAAGCTATTAAGCGATTATATGATATAACACCAACAGTTGATAGTGTAAATGAATTACCTTCTGAAAATGAAAAATTAGAGTTTGTTAAAGCCTTTAGAGAGTTAATGCGCTTAAAGAATGTGTTAACAACATTTACTGAATTTAGTTATGATGATTTAGGCATTTCAGAGCAAGAGTTTGAAGATTACCAAAGTAAGTATTTAGATATTCGAGATGATGTTAAAAAGGAGAAAGAAAAAGTGTCAATCCTCAATGACATTGATTTTGAGTTAGAACTAATTAGACGTGATGAAATTAATGTAGCTTACATTCTAACCTTGTTGGCAAAATTATATGAGTCTAAAAAACCTAAAGACCAGGAACAGCAACGTAAAGCCATTTCTGATATGTTGGCTTCGGATAGTCAGTTAAGAAGTAAGAAGGAGCTAATTGAACGCTTTATTGAGGAGAACTTACCATTAGTTCGAGATTCTGATTTAGTAGCTGATGAGTTTGATAACTATTGGACGAATGAAAAGAAAAAGGCAGTAAAACAATTAAGTGAAGATGAGAATTTAGATTACAAAAAACTAGTTGATGTCATTAGTAATTATTTGTTTACAGAAAAAGCACCATTGCGTGACGATGTAATTGGATTATTAAACAAAAGACCAAGTCTAAAAGAAAGGGCTTCTATATCTGAAAGAATAACAACCAAAATAACCGATTTTATTGAGACTTTTATTAATGGGATGGGGTGA
- a CDS encoding restriction endonuclease subunit S has product MSEFIQKPKLRFQEFKDEWIKQKLSSRMEVFRGASPRPKGDPKYYGGKVPRLMIEDATRDGKYVYPSIDSLTLDGAKKSRFLVKGNVVLSCSGTNVAIPTILAVDACIHDGWLGFKNLKEVNSEFLYYLFLRLYEKMQGEATTGGVFNNLTTSILRDLKLNFTGLNEQIKIASFLREVDVKTSRLKNKISLLEQYKKGIMQLLFSQELRFKNEVGNNYTNWEENSIGNIFYSEKGNGIPKGELTEKGKRKCILYGELYTKYNEVIFDVESRTNSGNGLDSKKGDLLIPSSTTTTGIDLANVTALNFENVKIGGDIIVLRSNQKINNVFYAYYLSNFKKYKIASRAQGITIVHLYFSSIKDIVIDVPSLDEQTKIANFLSVIDDKIRLVNTQLENTQQFKKGLLQQMFV; this is encoded by the coding sequence ATGAGTGAGTTTATTCAAAAGCCAAAATTGAGATTTCAAGAGTTTAAAGATGAGTGGATAAAACAGAAGTTATCTTCGAGAATGGAAGTTTTTAGAGGAGCAAGTCCAAGACCTAAAGGAGATCCTAAGTATTATGGAGGGAAAGTTCCAAGATTAATGATAGAGGATGCTACGAGAGATGGAAAATATGTATATCCTTCTATAGATTCACTCACCTTAGATGGAGCTAAGAAAAGTAGATTTTTGGTAAAAGGAAATGTTGTTTTAAGTTGTTCAGGAACGAATGTCGCTATTCCAACTATCCTTGCAGTAGATGCTTGTATTCATGATGGTTGGTTAGGGTTTAAGAATTTAAAAGAAGTAAATAGTGAATTTCTTTACTATCTGTTTCTTAGGCTTTATGAGAAAATGCAAGGTGAAGCAACAACAGGAGGGGTGTTCAATAATTTGACAACATCCATTTTGAGAGATTTAAAATTGAATTTCACAGGATTAAATGAGCAAATAAAGATAGCTTCTTTTTTAAGAGAAGTAGATGTGAAAACCTCTCGATTAAAAAATAAAATATCCCTTTTAGAGCAATATAAAAAAGGTATCATGCAACTACTATTTAGCCAAGAATTACGATTTAAAAATGAGGTTGGAAATAATTATACAAATTGGGAAGAAAATAGTATAGGGAATATTTTTTATTCTGAAAAAGGCAACGGCATTCCTAAAGGAGAACTTACCGAAAAAGGAAAAAGGAAATGCATTCTTTATGGAGAATTATATACAAAATACAATGAAGTTATATTTGACGTAGAAAGTAGAACCAATAGCGGAAATGGTTTAGACTCTAAAAAGGGAGATTTACTAATCCCATCTTCAACTACAACAACAGGCATAGACTTGGCTAATGTAACAGCATTAAATTTTGAAAATGTAAAAATAGGTGGAGATATTATTGTATTACGTTCAAATCAAAAAATAAACAATGTTTTTTATGCTTATTATTTGTCAAATTTTAAAAAGTATAAAATTGCATCAAGAGCACAAGGAATAACCATAGTTCATTTATACTTTAGTAGCATAAAAGATATAGTAATTGATGTGCCTTCTCTTGATGAACAAACAAAAATAGCTAACTTTCTATCTGTTATTGATGATAAAATAAGATTGGTTAATACTCAATTAGAAAACACCCAACAATTCAAAAAAGGCTTATTACAGCAGATGTTTGTATAG
- a CDS encoding type I restriction-modification system subunit M: MSEEQKKLLEQQLWNIANELRGKMDADEFRDYILGFIFYKYLSEKQYLYANTLLETETIKDYLKVTDTDDLNAIREESLIKLGYFLKPDELFSSLAKKGNANTETESNFILADLESILNGIEQSTMGTESEDDFNQLFEDLDLNSTKLGRSTEARNSLIAKVLSHLDKIDFALEDTDADVLGDAYEYLISQFASGAGKKAGEFYTPQQVSKILAQIVTTGKKRLKNVYDPTCGSGSLLLRVAREVEVDDFFGQELNRTTYNLARMNMILHDVHYRRFDLRQEDTLKAPQHLDKRFEAIVANPPFSAKWEGKNNPLNENDERFSQYGRLAPTSKADFAFLQHMVYQLADNGTMAIVLPHGVLFRGAAEGVIRKYLINDLNYLDAVIGLPPNIFFGTGIPTSILVLSKCRINDNNILFIDASKEFEKDGNKNKLKEEHIHKIVKTFRKRKAVDKFSYVANIDEIMENDYNLNIPRYVDTFEEEEQIDLDVISNQLQGLEKEISDTNTTIANFCKQLNIKTPF, translated from the coding sequence ATGTCCGAAGAACAAAAAAAGCTCTTGGAGCAACAACTGTGGAATATTGCCAACGAACTACGCGGTAAGATGGATGCAGACGAGTTTAGAGATTACATACTTGGTTTTATATTCTACAAATACCTTTCAGAAAAACAATACTTATATGCTAATACGCTTTTAGAAACTGAAACAATAAAGGATTATCTAAAGGTTACAGATACAGATGATTTAAACGCAATACGAGAAGAATCTTTAATAAAGCTTGGTTACTTCTTAAAGCCTGATGAATTATTTAGCTCTTTAGCAAAAAAAGGTAATGCCAATACTGAAACAGAAAGTAATTTTATTTTAGCTGATTTAGAGAGTATCTTAAATGGTATTGAACAAAGCACAATGGGTACTGAAAGTGAGGACGACTTTAATCAACTTTTTGAAGATTTAGACCTCAACAGTACCAAGTTGGGCAGAAGCACAGAGGCAAGAAACAGCCTAATTGCTAAAGTTTTATCGCATTTAGATAAAATAGACTTTGCTTTAGAAGATACAGATGCTGATGTATTAGGCGATGCATACGAATACCTTATTTCGCAATTTGCAAGTGGCGCAGGGAAAAAAGCAGGTGAGTTTTATACACCACAACAAGTATCTAAAATATTAGCACAAATTGTTACTACAGGTAAAAAGCGTTTAAAAAATGTATATGACCCTACTTGTGGTAGTGGTTCTTTACTGCTGCGCGTAGCAAGAGAAGTTGAGGTTGATGATTTTTTTGGACAAGAACTCAATCGTACTACTTACAATTTAGCTCGTATGAACATGATTTTGCACGATGTTCATTACCGTCGTTTTGATTTAAGGCAAGAAGACACCCTTAAAGCACCTCAACATTTAGATAAACGATTTGAAGCCATAGTAGCCAATCCGCCATTTTCGGCTAAATGGGAAGGCAAAAACAACCCTTTAAATGAAAACGATGAACGCTTTAGTCAATACGGACGTCTAGCACCAACCAGTAAAGCCGATTTTGCTTTCTTGCAGCACATGGTGTACCAATTAGCCGATAATGGCACAATGGCAATTGTATTGCCTCATGGTGTATTATTTAGAGGGGCAGCTGAAGGTGTTATACGTAAGTATTTAATTAACGATTTAAACTATCTTGACGCAGTTATAGGGCTGCCACCTAATATCTTTTTTGGTACAGGCATACCAACTTCAATATTGGTATTAAGTAAGTGCCGAATTAATGACAATAATATTTTATTTATTGATGCTTCTAAGGAATTTGAAAAAGACGGTAATAAAAACAAACTCAAAGAAGAGCATATACATAAAATTGTAAAAACCTTTAGAAAACGTAAAGCCGTTGATAAGTTTAGTTATGTAGCCAATATTGATGAAATAATGGAAAATGACTATAACCTCAATATACCGCGTTATGTAGATACATTTGAAGAAGAAGAACAGATTGATTTAGATGTAATTTCTAACCAATTACAAGGTTTAGAAAAAGAGATTTCTGACACTAACACAACCATAGCCAACTTTTGCAAACAACTCAATATTAAAACCCCTTTTTAA
- a CDS encoding helix-turn-helix transcriptional regulator, with product MKSTVDKSVLLELAQRVKALRKERKLTQAMCLNDTGINFGRIERGKRDISYSTLIKICEYFEIEPSEFFE from the coding sequence ATGAAAAGTACAGTTGATAAGTCTGTTTTATTAGAATTGGCGCAGCGTGTTAAAGCTTTAAGAAAGGAAAGAAAGCTAACACAAGCTATGTGTCTTAATGATACAGGTATTAACTTTGGAAGGATAGAGAGAGGGAAGCGTGATATATCTTACAGTACACTCATTAAAATTTGTGAGTACTTCGAGATTGAACCTAGTGAGTTTTTTGAATAA